Within the Arachis duranensis cultivar V14167 chromosome 10, aradu.V14167.gnm2.J7QH, whole genome shotgun sequence genome, the region TTCCCCAATTCACCAATTCTAACGCACACAAATCGAATtacaggaagaagaagaagaagaagaagaagaagaagaagaagaagaagaagaagataagaatGGCGCAGGTACAAGCCGAAGAGAAGATGATCCCTGAGGATCCAGAAAAAGGTGGTAGCGGGGGTGCTGCTGCTGCACAAGAGAGTGCGCAATCGGGTTTCAAGTTCAATGCACAAGCACCTGAATTTGTTCCAAGATCGCATACGCAGGTTCCGATTTCCGGTTATTTCTATCCCTGCTTTCAGATTCTTGGTGGATCTTCTGATTCGGATTGGTTCTACGTTGGAGAACATGATCCTGCTGCATGTTTGATCCCTGCCGCTGCCACCTCTGCCATCGCCGCTGCTCCAATCCCTAATTGCTCCAACAAGAATGTCCTCACCCCTGATCTCCAGCAAAAGATCATCAAGCAGGTGCATTCTAATTTCATTCATCTTTCCTTATCgaaattcaattttgttttgCATTCTTGAGCTATTGAAATTGATGATCTTTGATTGGATGTTGTTTCATTGAGCTTTTGccattagaataaaataattatagctGTTGTTCAGGGTGTAATTGTTATTACTTGAACACGTTTATCCATTGCCAAGTGtcatggtttggtttggttcggttcgAATCTGACTCCCACCTCAATGTGCATGCATATGTGATAAATGGATTTCTCTTTTTTGGGGGGTTAAATTATTTGACATagataatacttttatttatttatttatttggagTTAACTAATGTTGTTTGTTGTAATAAGGGAATTTGCATTGCCTATCAAATCTAAAGATCGTAAATTGATGTGATAGGTGGAGTACCAGTTTAGTGATATGAGCTTACTGGCAAATGAATCTTTTCAGAAACAGGTGAATAAAGATCCTGAAGGTTATGGTAAGGATTGTAAAATGCTGTTAGTCACAAATTTGGTTCCTTTAATGGTTTCAAGATTGGAATAATCTCAGTCATGGATTTTGGTTCTTTGACAGTTCCAATAAGCCTAATTGCTTCAACCAAAAAGATCAAATCCCTAACTAATAACACTCATCTAATCACCCAGGCTCTCCGTTCATCTTCGAAAGTTGTAAGTATTTCTGATGAAGTATTTATGCTGTATGATATCCTAAAAGAAACATTATTATCTTGGTCTTCCTCCTATGGACTGATATACCCTTAAATAATGCAAAATTTGAAGGTTTTGAGTCCTGATGGCAAGAAGGTTAAACGTAAAAACCCTTTCACCGAAAAGGATAAAGAGGAATTGCAGGTAAAGAACTGAGATTCCCCTTGTTCACATGGATAATCTCAAAACTACAAATTTTGTAGCATAATCTAAATTTGAAGTGCTTTTCTTTATCTTGCAGTCTCGTACTGTTGTGGCAGAGAATTTACCGGATGATCATTCCCATCAAAATATTCAGAAAATATTCTCTGTAGTTGGAAGGTGAATTTCTTTTTGTCCATCCTTTGCttaattatatgtaatatataCTTTTTCAGTTTAACATTGTGATTGATGGTTGATATGTGAACAGTGTGAAAACAATTAGAATATGCCATCCCCCAGAATCCAATTCTTCACGTCCAAAGGGTGATTTTTTCATCAGTAACAAGGTACACAGACATTTCCATAACATGTTAATATGTTTTTCTGAGTGTTTAAATGATACTTAGGggttttctttcctttttgtgGCTTTTTCCACTCAAGCTTCATGCACTTGTGGAGTATGAGACACCGGATGTAGCTGAGAAAGCTGTGAGTAAATTCTTCAGTAATTTCTATTGGTAAGTTACTCAGGATTCTGTTATTCATCTGTAACAGAAAAGACCTGTCTTTACTTTAGGTTGAGAAGTTAAACGATGAAAGGAACTGGAGGAAAGGTATGCGAGTAAGGGTGCTGTTTAGATGTTCGGTAAGTTCATGGCTGAAAGGAATATCCCATGATCGTATGTCTATTGTATCTCTTGAATTTCATATGCGTCTGCAATACGAGTTTTTAATTTCAACTTCGCAGCCCAAATCTGTCCTGAAGAGCAGAAAGTCGGATTTCGATGGCTATTTGGATGACGATGACATGCTAAATTCTGATTCTGCTGAGGATTCGTCTCATTCAAACAACACTGAATTAACTGCTGACACTAATGTAAGTATCATTCAATGCATAACCAGTCTCATCAGATGAAAACGtgttatttctttctttatgtcATGTATTCTTTCTAATCTCGTACAAGATAAATTCAGGTATTCTATATGCATGCATGGAACCTGGTTCGAATGTTGAGCCTGTTTTCAAGAATATACAGACTTCTGTTTTTTCATGCATTCTACATTTCAACAATTTGTAGATTTCCAAAGACTTTCTTTTGGGAATTGTATGTATGTTAGTTTCTTTTCAATCAATGTGACAAGTTCCGAAATGAGATCAATAAATCTGCAGGTTGACGAAAATTCAGTAGGATCGAAGAAAGGATGGGCTAGAGGCCGTGGAAAGGGAAGAGGACGCACTCAAACTCACGCCGGTCGTGGCCTACTTGCGCCACCTTCTCAACCGAGCAGCGTTGTCCTTTGCGAAGCATCTACTAAATCCAACACCAAGGGCCCGCGAATGCCAGATGGGACAAGAGGTTTCACCATGGGGCGGGGCAAGCCGATCAACTCTCCCGCTCTAGCCTCTTCGCCTCAAGAGTGATGAGTGTTTTTTTGCAAGTTTTTTTACCGTATGCTTTCCTAGTGAAGTTTTAAGGAACAACTTTTGTATTTCAGTTCTCACCACCGCAGTCTTCAACCTCAGCCAATTGATTTATGTGTGGCATGGGAAGATGGTTCCGATCTTTACGAGTTTTGGTAATAATTCAAGATGTATAGTGTTTTATGGTGTGGCAGATACTGAAGACAAGCGGCCACAGTTATctcaaattttgataatttgctTCTCTTAGAAGCGTTCACTTTAACTAGAATCACTATGAATGGAATAGAACAAGAACTCTCTTTGTCAAGATTGCCCTAATTCATATAAATCAtagttaactttttttttcccctTGAACACCCAACTCTTGGTACATAATACACTAATTtgatcatttttaaattttaatgtgaTATGGATGAATAGTTATCCCGGCCTttgatcatttttttaaaagaccatctctgtaaaaaaaaaaaaaagaaaacctctatgatatttaatttggtGAGACTGGTTAATCCAACCGTCAATAATATCTCTCGAGTTAAAAGAGCATGTTTATATGGCGTGTTAATGAGTTGACTTTTTTTGGAGGATTTCATTTTTTGGATAATTGTCAAGggtcatttaaaaatttttttctctatttttatctaaaaacgGCTAAATATCTAAGAATGAGATTGCTAATTGTTATTACTAGTCTTATCTATTTGTTATTAGTTATTCCAAAATATTAAACTTTGAATATTTGATGTTATATCTACTTGATGAGTTAACATAAATAAACTcatttattgtattatttactATAAAACAGAAtatgcatttttttaataataatgagTTTATGTGAATTACGATAGTTAATTTAAATTGAGTACAACTAAGACTTAACATAatcttaataatataatattttacaatttttctAAGTAacaatgtaaaaattaaaaaaatatatttttcatttaatttttatataggtaaaaaatatttaaaaatcactaatatttcttgatttttaCACAGTAAATTTAGacaattttatatgaaaaaaaaacaaaaaataaaaaaaatcataaacaacttctaacaattatttttaaaagacacaattttaacaaaaaaaatttgtcaatCTTAATTATCACTTAATAGATAAATTAGCTATTTAATGTGTTATGGAGGCATATTCTGTTAacccaaataaaaaagattaacaaaAAAGTTAACCAATCTCACATAAATATagatcaaaaatcaaaaagtttttttttattattgttttattatcTTTCAGTATAATTATCAGAGTCGCCTATGATTTTTCTTTGTGATATCTATTTCAATATTCAAACTTTCAGTTCTTTCTTAACTTGAGATTGAGTTGAATGCTTAATTGACACTTCTTTTTAAGTGCACAAATACAATTAACATAAAATGAGtgggaaaaagataaataagtgCCAATTATTACGAATAATCTCTTTGCTTTTGTGCCTTGTATTTTAAGTTTGGATAGACATACATATTTGTACAATGCAGACTAAAGTAATCCTCAATAATGCATGATTGCAGggcaagaaaagaaagtaaattaGAGAAGCGTGGTCcaatcaaaaaatttttttttttttgaaagaaaaagggtTACATTCAATGATTCAAATAAAGCTTGGTTTATATTTAATCATATTTCTCTTTGGAAAAATCGATATCAGTTACATGCTTAAATCTTTTACCTTCGATCAAGGCAAAGCTAATAATATATAGCCTATCTTACTAGTTTAGGATTGAAAGATGCCCCGCCATGTTGAATATTTCTCTTTTCCCTTATTGAAATGTAGGAAAGatgggatttttttttaaataaataaaaaatattttatttaccaaaatatataatttgtaacatttttttttatcaaaattcgttatattttttattttgtttatagtgtaaacgaaataagaaTATAGTATAAGACTCAAGAGGTTAGATGTGTATATTTCGTTTATagtataaacgagatacgtatttttttattttgtttatactgTCAACGAGATACGTGAATATATATATgacgtttacagtataaacgagatatgtTCTGACAAATTTTTAGTAGCTATAAAAGGATGTGCAACCTTTTGTATTTTTCACAAACATTTCACTTCTTCTCttccattttatttttcacaaaataagACAAAATGTCTAGTAGTAGTGGGTATGTGGTTGTAAGTGTATATCCCAATTGCCATATGAGAAATAGTCATACTAGCGTGATATTTGAGTGCGAGAATCTCATTCTGTTGCGTACCTAGCGAGTAAGTTTTTTGTTGGAACCGAAGAGTCTGATATTGGGTAGCATCGGTGGTAGCTGGAGAAAAGAGATCAGAAAAGTGGGGTATTGGTTGCTTGCACAGATGGAAAACGGAGTTTTTGGCTTCGTCTGTTTTGGCTCCAAGACGACGAGCATGTACGACTCATATTTGACATCCATGGGAGAATCATGGCGAAACAAGTGATGGAGCTTTCTGCGGAGGTAGGTGATGTTGGTGGCGGTAGATCTGACCAATCGAATTTTGTGCAGGATGACCGTCTTCTCGCACCACCATCGCTACATGTTACTAGTCTAGTGGAAGACATAGACGTTGATGGTGAGGACTACGACGAGGAATGTGTTATGGATAGCAACGATAGTGGTTTTTCTGAAGATTATGATGAGCAGGAGTTTGTACCAAAGACGATGGCCAAGCCATTAGTTCGGTATCTTCTGCCTGTCCCGCACCCAAATATGGCCTTATCAACTGTACCCAGTCACTATAAGATATTGGATCTGGATGCAATGCACGAGAGAATTTCATTTTTCAACACGGGTGAAGACGATTATAACTTAGACGATGGTGTAGAGTT harbors:
- the LOC107470075 gene encoding la-related protein 6C produces the protein MAQVQAEEKMIPEDPEKGGSGGAAAAQESAQSGFKFNAQAPEFVPRSHTQVPISGYFYPCFQILGGSSDSDWFYVGEHDPAACLIPAAATSAIAAAPIPNCSNKNVLTPDLQQKIIKQVEYQFSDMSLLANESFQKQVNKDPEGYVPISLIASTKKIKSLTNNTHLITQALRSSSKVVLSPDGKKVKRKNPFTEKDKEELQSRTVVAENLPDDHSHQNIQKIFSVVGSVKTIRICHPPESNSSRPKGDFFISNKLHALVEYETPDVAEKAVEKLNDERNWRKGMRVRVLFRCSPKSVLKSRKSDFDGYLDDDDMLNSDSAEDSSHSNNTELTADTNVDENSVGSKKGWARGRGKGRGRTQTHAGRGLLAPPSQPSSVVLCEASTKSNTKGPRMPDGTRGFTMGRGKPINSPALASSPQE